The following are encoded in a window of Halorarum salinum genomic DNA:
- the samp2 gene encoding ubiquitin-like small modifier protein SAMP2, translated as MDVTVEVVGEGAEEVSLAEDATYADLCRAVGYSPHEVTALVDGSPVPDDRAVDATRVKVLRLVKGG; from the coding sequence ATGGACGTGACCGTCGAGGTCGTCGGCGAGGGGGCCGAGGAGGTGTCCCTGGCCGAGGACGCGACGTACGCCGACCTCTGCCGGGCGGTCGGCTACTCCCCGCACGAGGTGACGGCGCTGGTCGACGGCTCGCCGGTCCCCGACGACCGCGCCGTCGACGCGACCCGGGTGAAGGTGCTCCGACTCGTCAAGGGCGGATGA